The Thioalkalivibrio nitratireducens DSM 14787 DNA segment GGAGGGTCTGTACCCACCTCGAGCAGGGCGGCGCGGCGCCCCGGCGCGACTACCTGGTGCAGTACGCGGTGTTCCACGAGGACATGCACACCGAGGCTTTCACCTACACCCGCCAGACGTTGGCCTACCCGCCACCGGAGATCGGACGCCCGCGCGATCGCGCGTGGACCGCCGGGGGACTCGCCGGCGACGCCGAGATACCGGGCGGGCTGTTCCAGCTCGGCGCATCCCCGGACGGCGCGTTCGCGTTCGACAACGAGAAATGGGCGCACCCGATGGAGGTGGCGCCGTTCCGCATTGCCCGCGCGGCGGTCAGCAATGCCGAGTTCGCCGCCTTCGTCGAGGATGGCGGATACCGCAGGCGCGAGTACTGGGACGAGGACGGCTGGCGCTGGCGCGAGGCGACGGGCCTCGAGCATCCGGTCTACTGGCGGCCAGGCAGCGACGGTTGGGAACGGCGACGCTTCGACCGCTGGGAGCCGCTGCCCCCCGATGCCGCGGTGATCCACGTCAGCTGGTACGAAGCGAGGGCCTGGTGCCGCTGGGCGGGCCGGCGGCTGCCGACGGAACTCGAGTGGGAGGTCGCGGCTGCCGGCGAACCGGCTGCAAACGGCACGCAGCTGGCTCCGGTGAAGCGGCGGTACCCTTGGGGCGAGGCGGCACCCGATCCTTCGAGAGCGAACCTGGACGGCGGCGCGCTGGATACGCTCGACGTGGGCGCGCTGCCTGCTGGCGACAGCGCCTTCGGTTGTCGCCAGATGCTCGGAAACGCCTGGGAATGGACCGACACCGTGTTCGCGCCCTACCCCGGCTTCACCCCGGATATGTACCAGGACTATTCGCAGCCGCTGTTCGGCCAGACCCGGGTGCTGCGCGGAGGCGCGTGGGCGACCCGATCGAGGCTGATCCGCAATACCTGGCGCAACTACTATGGTCCGGAGCGCAACGACGTGTTCGCCGGGTTCCGGACCTGTGCGGCCGATCGCTGACCGTTCCGCGAAACCGTCCCGTCCTGCCGCGAACGAGGAGAACCGCCAGGTGCCGACGCCACGGATCCAGTATCACGACCTCCATCCCACGCCCGCCGATCTCGCCGCCGAGGTGCTGGCCGGGCTGCGGCAGAAACCGCGCTGCATTCCGCCGAAGTTCTTCTACGACGCCGAGGGTTCGCGCCTGTTCGACGCAATCACCCGGCTGCCCGAGTATTACCCGACCCGGACCGAGATGGGCATCCTGCAAACCCATGCCCCCGAGATCGCCGCGCGCGTCGGGACCGGCGCACTGCTGGTCGAGCCTGGCGGGGCCACTCCAGCGAAAGCCCGCCTGCTGTTCGATGGGCTGCAGCCCTGCGCCTACGTGCCGATGGACATCTCCCGGGATCATCTGTGGGTCGCGGCCGAGCAGGTCGCGGCCGAGTATCCCTGGCTCGAGGTCCACGCGGCGTGTACCGACTTCACGCGCCTGCTCGAGCTGCCGCCGAACACCCCTCCCGGGGTCCGGGTCGCGTTTTTCCCGGGCTCGAGCATCGGCAACTTCAACCCCGACGACGCGGTTGCGTTTCTGACCACCGTCGCCGAACTGGTGGGCCCGGGCGGATACCTGCTGATCGGCGTCGACCTGAAGAAGGATCCGGAGCGGCTCGAGGCCGCCTACGACGACGCCGACGGCGTGACCGCGGCATTCAACCTGAACCTGCTGCGACGGATCAACCGGGAACTCGGGGCAGACTTCGACCTGCAGGCCTGGCGACACCAGGTTCGTTACAACGCGGAACACGGACGCGTCGAGATGCACCTGGCCAGCGTCCGGCCGCAGGCCGTGCAGCTGGCCGGGGAGCGCTTCGAGTTCGACGCCGGCGAGACCATTCACACCGAGAATTCCTACAAGTATCACGTCGACGAGTTCCAGGCGCTGGCTCGCCGGGCCGGGTTCTGGCCCGACGCGGTCTGGCTCGATCCCGACGCGCTGTTCAGCGTGCAACTCCTCGCGGTGGAGGGTTCCTGATGCAGACTTCGTCCGCCCCCGTCGCGAAGGATCTGGTGCTCGTCGGCGGTGGCCACTCGCATGTCGCGGTGCTGCGCCGCTTCGGCATGCGGCCGCTGCCCGGCCTGCGCCTGACGCTGATCACTCGGGACATCCACACGCCCTATTCCGGCATGCTCCCGGGCTACGTCGCCGGCCACTACGACTTCGACGAGTGCCACATCGACCTCGGGCCGCTGGCCCGCTTCGCCGGCGCCCGGCTCTACCACGGCGAGGTGGAAGCGCTGGACCTGGAACAGCGCAGCGTCCGGGTCGCCGGTCGGCCTCCGGTCGCCTTCGACCTGCTGTCGATCAACACGGGCTCCCGGCCGGGCACGATGCAGGTGCCCGGCGCCGCGGAACACACGCTGCCGGTGAAGCCGATCGATCGGTTCCTCGAAGGCTGGGAGCGCCTGATCGATCGTGTCGCCGCGAGCCAGGGCCGGTTCCGCGTTGCGGTGGTCGGTGGTGGCGCAGGCGGCGTCGAGCTTGCCCTCGCGACCCGGTACCGGCTGCGCCGCCTACTGGCCGAGCACGGCGACGACCCGAACCGCCTGGAATACCTGCTGCTGACCCAGGGCCCCGAGATCCTGCCGACGCACAGCCCGGGCGTGCGCCGCCGTTTCCAGCGGGTGCTCGGCGAGCGCGGCATCCGCGTGCTCACCGGGCACACCGTGGTCGAGGTCCGCGAGGGAACGGTGCGGGCGGACGGTCGACCGGAGGTGAACGCCGACGCGGTGCTGTGGGTGACCTCGGCCTCTGCGCCGGCCTGGCCGCGCGAGTCCGGGCTGGCGGTCGACGCGGCCGGCTTCATCCGGGTCGACGATCGGCTGCAGTCGCTGTCGCACCCCGGCGTGTTCGCCGCCGGCGATGTCGCCGCGCTGCCCGATCCCCGCCCGAAGTCGGGCGTCTTCGCGGTCCGTCAGGGGCCGGTCCTGACCGACAACCTGCGCCGTGCCGCCACCGGACGGCCGCTGCGTCCCTACCGCGCGCAGCGTCGTTTCCTCGGGCTGATCAGCACCGGCGACCGTTACGCGGTAGCGTCGCGCGGCGCCTGGTCGATGGAAGGGGCGTGGCTCTGGCGACTGAAGGACCGGATCGACCGTCGCTTCATGGAGCGATATAACAACCTTCCACAAATGGATGAAACAAAAGGCCCTGAACTGGCCTCGGGTGTCGCGGACGAACAGGCCATCCGGGAACTCTCGACGCTGGCGATGCGCTGCGGCGGCTGTGGGGCGAAAGTCGGCAGCACCGTGCTGACCCGGGTGATGCAGCGCCTGCCGGTGACCCGTCGAGACGACGTCGTCCTCGGCATCGACGCACCGGACGACGCAACCGTACTCTCGGTGCCGGAGGGTCGGTTGCTGGTGCAGAGTGTCGACTACTTCCGGGCGTTCATCGACGACAGCTACACCTTCGGCCGGATTGCGGCCAACCACGCCCTCGGCGACCTGTTCGCGATGGGCGCCGAGGCGCAGTCGGCGCTGGCGATCGCAACCGTGCCCTACGGGCGCGAACGCGTGGTCGAGGAGGCGCTGTACGAACTGCTGGCCGGCGCACTGGCGGTGCTCGAACCGGCCGGAGCGGTCCTTGCCGGCGGGCATTCCAGCGAGGGCGCAGAACTCGCCTTCGGCCTGACGGTGAACGGACTGGTCGACCCGGATGCGATCTGGCGCAAGGGCGGACTGCAGGCCGGCGACGCGTTGGTGCTGACGAAACCGCTGGGCACCGGCACGCTGTTCGCGGCCGACATGCGCGGCAAGGCCAAGGGCCGCTGGATCAGCGATGCGATCGCGTCGATGTGCGTCAGCAACCAGCAGGCGGGAGACTGCCTGCGGCGCTTCGGCGCCACCGCCTGCACCGACGTGACCGGGTTCGGGCTGCTTGGTCACCTGCTGGAGATGACCCGCGCCTCCAACGTCGACGCGGTGCTGGAGGTCGGCGCTGTGCCGCTGCTGGACGGGGCCGGCGAGACCGTGGCCGCCGGCATCGTGTCGTCGCTCCAGCCGCAGAACCTGCGCCTGCGGCGCGGCGTCGCCGACCTGGAACGGGCGGCGAAGCACCCGCATTTTCCGCTGCTGTTCGACCCGCAGACCGCCGGCGGCCTGCTCGCCGGCGTGCCGGCCGAGCGCGCTGCCGCCTGTGTCGACGAACTGCGCCGCCTGGGCTACCCGGCCGCCGCGGTGATCGGCGCCATCGAGGCGCGCGGCTCGGTCGCCGAACCGGTGCGCATCGCGCTCTGAACGACCATGGTTCGTCCTCCCGGTCCACTGCCGAGACGCGGCGCGCTCAGCAACCGTAACGGGCAGCTGTCGCTGATCTAGGACGCAGCCCAGTCGCGGAAGCCGGTGTGCGTCCGGCTCGGGAGTTCAGTCCACGACGCGGGCGACCACGCCGTCGGCCACGAGCACCCGGCGCAGTTTGCCGTTGGCATAGAGCAGTTCCAGACCCGCCCCGGACCGGGCGGCGTTTCGATTCACGCGGTTGGGGCTGCCCCAGGCGATCACCGCGTACTCCCAGGGATCCCCGACCCGGAAAGCCCCGTTCAGCACGCGGTCGACCTCGCGCTCGCTGAGCTGCAGGCGTTCCATCAGCGCGGGCTTGTTGCGCTCGCGCCAGGCCAGCGCCCGCTGATACAGCTCGGTCGTATAGGCCGGCCCGAGCCGCTGCTCCATCAGTGGCGACGTTACCGGCCCCCGACCCAGCACCGCGGGATGCACCGCGCCGCTGCGCGTTGCGGGTCGCGACGTCAGCGTGTGCAAAAAGGCCTGCGCGCGGGCATAGTTCTCGACCGCATTCTCCGGGGGACACCGGGTCGTCGATCTGACTCCAGATGCGCTCGACCATCGCTCGCTCCAGCTCGTTGACCCGCTCGAATTCGAACGGCGACGGCCCCGGATCGGGCGGCATCGGCTTCGCACAGGCAAAGGACGCAGCGACCAACAGCACAACGGCGACGACTCGGTGCACGATCAACGATCTCCTTCCAGCGGGGAAGCGGAATGCGGGCCGGGTACCGGGCGTCGGACGCCAAGCACCCTGGAGCGAGTCTAGACGCATACCGGCGCGCGGAAATGCGACCTGCGGCACATTGCGCCGCAATCATCGGCCGACCCGACCCGGGAACGCGGCTCAGCCCCCCGCCGGAATCCGCCTCACCGCGCGTTCCGCTCGCGCAGGATCCCGAGCGCGTTCACGAACCGGAACGCATGAATTTCCCGCGCGACCGCATCGAAATCGGCACCAAGCCCGGCCCGCAGCTCGGTTTCCTGACGCTCAAGCAGCTCCAGCGCCGCAGTGTCGGCCGCCTCCAGCAGCACTGCGAGTTCATCGACCGACGCCCGCGCGCGGTGTTCGGGAACGGACGTTCCCTGCTCGAGCGCCCCGGTTTCCTGGATCTTCGTAGTCTCGTCCAGCGCGCCCGCAAGATCCGCAAGGACGTGGCTCAGCGATTCGATCTCGGCGCGCAGCGCTTCAGGCGCGGCAGGGGCGTAATCGAGCGCACGCTCGATGCGCCCGCAGGCATCGGACACGGACTTCGCTCCCAGGGTGGCCGCCGCCCCTTTGAGACCGTGGACGATCGCACGCGCGTCTTGCCTGCGTTCATCGGCAACGGCCGCGGCGGCCTGCCTGGCGTCGTCCGCGTGGCGCTCGACCAGTTTGCGAAGCAGCGCGAGATACTTCGCCGCGTCGCCGCCGAGTGCCGCGACGCCCCGCACAGCATCGAGCCAGGGGAGCCGCTCGCTCAGCTGCTCGAGCACCGGCCCGGCCGCGGGTTCGGCGTCTGGTTTCCCGGCACGCGGTTCCCAACTCTTCCCGACCGTGCCCGCGCCATGCGACGTCGGCGGGCGCCGTTCCAGCCAGTCGAGCAACGTGGCATAGAGATCCTCCGGATCGACCGGCTTGGGGAGGAAGCCGTCCATCCCGGCCTGCTCGCAGGCCTTGCGATCCTCCTCAAAGGCGTTCGCGGTCATCGCGAGGATCGGTTGCCTCTCCCAGCCCGGCAGCGCGCGGATCAGCCGCGCCGCTTCCAGGCCATCCATCTGCGGCATCTGCAAGTCCATCAACACGAGGTCGTACACCTGCTCCTGTGCCTTGTGCACCGCCTCGCGCCCGTCGTCCGCGGTGTCGACCGCGA contains these protein-coding regions:
- the egtD gene encoding L-histidine N(alpha)-methyltransferase codes for the protein MPTPRIQYHDLHPTPADLAAEVLAGLRQKPRCIPPKFFYDAEGSRLFDAITRLPEYYPTRTEMGILQTHAPEIAARVGTGALLVEPGGATPAKARLLFDGLQPCAYVPMDISRDHLWVAAEQVAAEYPWLEVHAACTDFTRLLELPPNTPPGVRVAFFPGSSIGNFNPDDAVAFLTTVAELVGPGGYLLIGVDLKKDPERLEAAYDDADGVTAAFNLNLLRRINRELGADFDLQAWRHQVRYNAEHGRVEMHLASVRPQAVQLAGERFEFDAGETIHTENSYKYHVDEFQALARRAGFWPDAVWLDPDALFSVQLLAVEGS
- the senA gene encoding selenoneine synthase SenA is translated as MDLPDPQQLIAQIKDARARTLTLIRGLDDRQLMGPRLPVVNPLRWEIGHAAYFHEYWVLRHHFGEAPARPDVDRLFDSISIAHDSRWDLPLPTLDDTLAYMDDVQRRVCTHLEQGGAAPRRDYLVQYAVFHEDMHTEAFTYTRQTLAYPPPEIGRPRDRAWTAGGLAGDAEIPGGLFQLGASPDGAFAFDNEKWAHPMEVAPFRIARAAVSNAEFAAFVEDGGYRRREYWDEDGWRWREATGLEHPVYWRPGSDGWERRRFDRWEPLPPDAAVIHVSWYEARAWCRWAGRRLPTELEWEVAAAGEPAANGTQLAPVKRRYPWGEAAPDPSRANLDGGALDTLDVGALPAGDSAFGCRQMLGNAWEWTDTVFAPYPGFTPDMYQDYSQPLFGQTRVLRGGAWATRSRLIRNTWRNYYGPERNDVFAGFRTCAADR
- the selD gene encoding selenide, water dikinase SelD gives rise to the protein MQTSSAPVAKDLVLVGGGHSHVAVLRRFGMRPLPGLRLTLITRDIHTPYSGMLPGYVAGHYDFDECHIDLGPLARFAGARLYHGEVEALDLEQRSVRVAGRPPVAFDLLSINTGSRPGTMQVPGAAEHTLPVKPIDRFLEGWERLIDRVAASQGRFRVAVVGGGAGGVELALATRYRLRRLLAEHGDDPNRLEYLLLTQGPEILPTHSPGVRRRFQRVLGERGIRVLTGHTVVEVREGTVRADGRPEVNADAVLWVTSASAPAWPRESGLAVDAAGFIRVDDRLQSLSHPGVFAAGDVAALPDPRPKSGVFAVRQGPVLTDNLRRAATGRPLRPYRAQRRFLGLISTGDRYAVASRGAWSMEGAWLWRLKDRIDRRFMERYNNLPQMDETKGPELASGVADEQAIRELSTLAMRCGGCGAKVGSTVLTRVMQRLPVTRRDDVVLGIDAPDDATVLSVPEGRLLVQSVDYFRAFIDDSYTFGRIAANHALGDLFAMGAEAQSALAIATVPYGRERVVEEALYELLAGALAVLEPAGAVLAGGHSSEGAELAFGLTVNGLVDPDAIWRKGGLQAGDALVLTKPLGTGTLFAADMRGKAKGRWISDAIASMCVSNQQAGDCLRRFGATACTDVTGFGLLGHLLEMTRASNVDAVLEVGAVPLLDGAGETVAAGIVSSLQPQNLRLRRGVADLERAAKHPHFPLLFDPQTAGGLLAGVPAERAAACVDELRRLGYPAAAVIGAIEARGSVAEPVRIAL